One Candidatus Omnitrophota bacterium DNA segment encodes these proteins:
- a CDS encoding response regulator, with the protein MTVTERHEEILAVEDDDAQARLLRRVLESAGFQVHTERTGLEALKYAAQHPVALAILDLRLPDIDGFSVCEELRKRYDSWAVPVVMVTGLDRPIDQVHGYRSGADVYLTKPYNVAELLQIVGSLLHGPRGSEVSCGCYW; encoded by the coding sequence ATGACCGTGACCGAACGCCACGAGGAAATCCTTGCGGTTGAAGATGATGACGCCCAGGCGAGGCTGCTGCGGCGCGTGTTGGAATCGGCGGGGTTTCAGGTGCATACCGAGCGCACCGGGCTTGAGGCGCTGAAATACGCCGCCCAGCATCCGGTCGCCTTGGCGATACTCGATCTGCGCCTTCCGGATATTGATGGATTCTCCGTCTGCGAAGAGCTGCGCAAACGGTACGATTCCTGGGCGGTGCCGGTCGTGATGGTGACCGGCCTGGATCGTCCGATTGATCAAGTCCACGGGTATCGCAGCGGGGCTGATGTGTATTTGACCAAACCGTATAACGTGGCCGAACTGTTGCAGATCGTGGGGTCGCTGCTTCACGGCCCAAGAGGCTCTGAAGTCTCGTGCGGTTGCTACTGGTAA
- a CDS encoding HAD-IA family hydrolase: protein MKQLLLYDLDGTLVDTLQDITEAANHMRQRVGLTPKPAEEVRRYIGGGVQELVRQCLETEDAAAIDDGVEIYRAYYTRHLLDHSRLYPNAQQMLEYFKDRRQAVITNKPNPYSTQILEGLGVAKYFRDIIGGNSGYPKKPDPAALMAVLSHQAVPSMDAVFIGDSPIDVETGRRAGVLTAMVLHGFSDEAELREAAPDLLVKDFEELLAQAQRQRW from the coding sequence ATGAAGCAGCTGCTCCTGTATGATCTTGATGGCACGCTCGTCGATACGCTGCAGGATATCACGGAAGCGGCGAATCACATGCGGCAGCGCGTGGGCCTCACACCGAAACCGGCCGAGGAGGTTCGGCGCTACATCGGCGGCGGCGTGCAGGAGCTGGTGCGCCAGTGCCTGGAAACGGAGGACGCGGCGGCGATCGACGACGGTGTTGAGATCTACCGCGCCTACTATACTCGGCATTTGCTCGATCACAGCCGGCTGTATCCGAACGCGCAGCAGATGTTGGAGTATTTCAAGGATCGTCGGCAGGCCGTGATCACGAATAAACCCAATCCCTATTCCACGCAGATTTTAGAGGGTTTAGGCGTGGCCAAGTATTTTCGCGACATCATCGGCGGCAATTCCGGGTATCCGAAGAAACCGGATCCGGCCGCGCTCATGGCGGTGCTCAGCCACCAGGCGGTTCCATCGATGGACGCGGTGTTCATCGGGGACAGCCCCATCGATGTGGAGACGGGGCGGCGGGCCGGCGTGCTGACCGCGATGGTCCTGCACGGGTTTTCTGATGAGGCCGAGCTGCGTGAGGCCGCGCCGGATCTGCTCGTGAAAGACTTCGAGGAATTGTTGGCGCAAGCGCAGCGGCAGCGCTGGTAG
- a CDS encoding response regulator, whose translation MAQGKRRVLLVDDEPAIVKTVGKRLEVAGYEVLIAMDGEDALTKARLGQPDVIILDLMLPKRSGYDVCSTLKNDPTYRAIPIIIFTGKGQEMDETLCRELGANAYISKPRQAKALIEQIEALLGHVLPEPPAT comes from the coding sequence ATGGCGCAAGGCAAGCGGCGTGTCCTGCTCGTTGATGATGAGCCCGCCATTGTGAAGACCGTGGGCAAACGGCTTGAAGTTGCCGGCTACGAAGTGCTGATCGCGATGGATGGGGAGGACGCCCTGACGAAAGCTCGCCTCGGCCAGCCCGATGTGATTATCCTTGATCTGATGCTGCCGAAGCGCAGCGGCTACGACGTCTGCAGCACCTTGAAAAATGATCCCACGTATCGCGCGATTCCGATCATTATTTTCACCGGCAAAGGCCAAGAGATGGACGAAACGCTGTGCCGGGAGCTGGGTGCCAACGCCTACATCAGCAAGCCGCGGCAGGCCAAAGCGCTGATTGAGCAAATCGAAGCCCTCCTCGGCCACGTCCTGCCTGAGCCCCCCGCCACGTAA
- a CDS encoding response regulator, whose translation MAQPQQRILLVDDDTSMQKLYTKRLEVAGYAVSVAADGEEALAKTATDHPDLIILDIMLPKLNGYEVCAHLKKNPATKQLPVVMLTAKDQPKDHLAGLMFGADVYLTKDEDDCVLLEQITRLLAPPAAATD comes from the coding sequence ATGGCGCAGCCGCAACAACGGATTTTGCTGGTGGATGATGATACAAGCATGCAGAAGCTCTATACCAAGCGGCTGGAGGTGGCCGGATATGCCGTCAGCGTGGCGGCGGACGGCGAAGAGGCCCTGGCAAAAACGGCGACCGACCATCCGGATCTCATCATTCTGGATATCATGCTGCCCAAGCTCAACGGCTATGAAGTCTGCGCCCACCTGAAAAAGAATCCTGCGACCAAACAGCTTCCCGTGGTGATGCTGACCGCCAAAGATCAACCGAAGGACCATCTCGCCGGGCTGATGTTCGGCGCCGACGTGTACCTCACCAAAGACGAGGACGATTGCGTGCTCCTCGAGCAAATCACACGGCTGCTGGCACCCCCCGCCGCCGCGACCGACTAA
- a CDS encoding response regulator → MRTKRILVVDDEPKIRELVKRALEPYHYYVVTASNGEQGLQYAQRHRVDLILLDLMMPKMDGFDVLLRLKASASTIGIPVVILTAKSDSQSILQSQALLARDYLVKPFDLEVLVRTVIRYAKPQRLEQEIPS, encoded by the coding sequence ATGAGAACCAAGAGGATCCTCGTGGTGGATGATGAGCCGAAAATCCGTGAGCTGGTCAAGCGAGCCCTTGAACCGTACCACTATTACGTGGTGACCGCCTCGAACGGCGAGCAGGGGCTGCAGTATGCGCAGCGCCATCGAGTCGATTTGATCCTGTTGGATCTGATGATGCCAAAAATGGACGGGTTTGATGTCCTCCTGCGGCTGAAAGCGAGCGCGTCGACGATCGGCATTCCGGTGGTGATCTTAACGGCCAAAAGCGATTCGCAATCGATTCTCCAATCCCAAGCGTTGCTGGCGCGCGATTACCTGGTGAAGCCATTTGATCTTGAGGTGCTCGTGCGCACGGTGATCCGTTACGCGAAGCCTCAGCGGTTGGAGCAGGAGATCCCCTCGTGA
- a CDS encoding paraquat-inducible protein A, whose product MSGRRLALYQRYPRSTLVVLPTIILSAVFLFEGLSLPILYSKKLFWQTSYSVWTGIVSLWEQSELALATIVFFFSMVFPVIKLLALATLWFLKLREEQRSQLLRWLSVLGKWSMLDVFVVAILIVLVKLGPLVTIEPRIGIYFFAGAILCSMLTTMYVERIAKRVSRPR is encoded by the coding sequence ATGAGCGGCCGCCGATTGGCCTTGTACCAGCGGTATCCTCGGTCAACGCTTGTCGTTCTCCCCACCATTATCCTCTCCGCCGTGTTCCTGTTTGAGGGTCTTTCGCTGCCGATCCTCTACTCAAAAAAATTATTTTGGCAGACGAGCTATTCCGTCTGGACAGGCATCGTCAGCTTGTGGGAGCAAAGCGAGCTGGCGTTGGCCACCATCGTGTTCTTCTTTTCCATGGTCTTTCCCGTCATCAAATTGCTCGCCCTGGCCACTCTCTGGTTTCTCAAGCTGCGGGAGGAACAGCGCAGCCAACTGCTCCGGTGGTTAAGTGTGTTAGGGAAGTGGTCAATGTTGGATGTCTTCGTGGTCGCCATTCTCATCGTGCTGGTGAAGCTGGGCCCGCTCGTCACCATTGAACCTCGCATCGGCATCTACTTCTTTGCCGGCGCCATTCTTTGCTCGATGCTGACCACGATGTACGTTGAACGCATCGCCAAACGTGTATCGCGCCCGCGCTAG
- a CDS encoding tetratricopeptide repeat protein — translation MRRIAAIGLLLVVAGASAWAQDAPRPQASEQQVNELIAQYTLLVQANQVSKAITMAERALAAAEAAYGLDHQQVAQVLNDLGYMRQRQSGFAQAEQLHRRALAIRERAFPPNDAAVVQSLNNVGKAYAAQNRFAEAAAVYQRSLALTERHVAPNAPHVLTVLEPYEHVLRRQGMTEAADAMAKRIKEIRAATPP, via the coding sequence GTGAGACGCATCGCTGCCATCGGACTGCTGCTTGTGGTGGCGGGCGCATCCGCATGGGCGCAAGACGCCCCTCGCCCGCAGGCGTCGGAGCAGCAAGTGAATGAGCTGATCGCGCAGTACACGCTGCTCGTCCAGGCCAACCAGGTTTCCAAGGCGATCACCATGGCGGAGCGCGCCTTGGCCGCTGCCGAAGCGGCCTATGGCTTGGACCATCAGCAGGTCGCGCAAGTCCTGAATGATTTGGGCTACATGCGCCAGCGGCAGAGCGGATTTGCTCAAGCGGAGCAGCTGCACCGTCGGGCCCTGGCCATCCGCGAGCGCGCCTTCCCTCCCAACGATGCGGCGGTAGTACAGTCGCTCAATAACGTGGGGAAAGCGTATGCCGCCCAGAACCGCTTTGCGGAGGCTGCGGCGGTCTATCAGCGGTCATTGGCGCTGACGGAACGCCATGTCGCCCCGAATGCTCCGCATGTGCTCACGGTCCTCGAACCGTACGAGCACGTCTTGCGAAGGCAGGGCATGACGGAAGCCGCTGATGCGATGGCCAAGCGGATCAAGGAAATTCGGGCCGCCACGCCCCCCTAG